The DNA segment CGTCTGTGTCTGCTCGGTTGTGGCTACCGCCCATCAAACCGTTGCATTCCTGTTAAATTTTGACTAGTTTGCGAAATTCGCGCCTCGAAGTCCTCGAATGGCGGCCCTTAATAGATGGGATGTCAGGGATTTTGTTGCCAGCGTCGGCTGGCTGGTCTGGCCATCCGATTCTTCCTTCACGAAGGTGTTCGATGAGTTCAAGCAATGTGTTAGGGAACTCAAATTCCCAGCCGCAACCACCTTCGGATCCTGCCCCGGCCAGCGGTCGCGGCATCCTTCATCGTCTGTGGCAAGCGTTTTGGCTCACATTTCTTGTGGTATCGCTAGCTTATGCTTGGTATTGCTTTTACGTCCCCTCCAACAGCGTCGTCTGGGCCGAGAACTACGCTGCGGCGCAGCAACAGGCGGTCCAATCTGACAAACCCATTATTCTCTTCTTCACAGGGGATTGGTGCGTTCCTTGCCGGATAATGAAACGGAACGTTTGGGCAGACGACGAGGTCGCGGCTACGGTGAATGCCAAGTTCGTCCCCGTAATGTTAGACGTAAATGATCCCGGTGCCGTTGACGCGTTAAAACGATACAGCGTCGGCAGTACGCCGAAGACGGTCGTTGCGGATAAGGACGGCAATGTTCTGCGGCAGAGAGATGGAGGGATAACCAAATCCGAATTCCTCGACCTACTTCATCTCGAAAATGGCTCGGGCACCGAAGGCCTATGACGCAAGTGATGATTTGTGTTGACGCAGCAAGTCACTGCATGGGACTAGAGCTGTTTTCCGATTCGATCTGCATGTTCGAAGACTGTTTCTGTTGTCGATGAAGCCGTTCGCTCACGACTCCCTTTTTTGTAACTGGAGTTTGCATGAGCCTACAGTAGACGTTGCCGGCCGCGATATTGTTATGCGTCACAGCGAAAGCGAAATTGTTTGGGTAGGCACCCCGTGTTCTGCGGCTACGCTCGAACCTTGTGGTGATCGAAGCGGTTGATCTAGAGAAAAGCTTCAAACGGCGAGGGCGACGGCCAGTCGGTGACTTGATCGACAAAGCGGTGCATCGGGCCATCGATCTGCCCGACAAGGCTTTTGCCATCCTGATTGCTCCGTTGGCTGAACAGGATTGCCCAAGCAAAACCATCGTGCCGCATCACCCACAGTGAATTGGTTCCATTCAATGCACCATTGTGCCAGACGTTGTATTTGCCCGTACCGACGGGGCGTACGGAGACTCCACACCCGTAGTAACTTGAGGCGGTTGGCTTTGTGAAGTCAGGGCGTTTTCGCAGCGTTTGTTGAGACGAATCCTGTAGCAACGGCTGGGCAGTGAACCCTTGAATCGCGGTTGCAAAGCGAACTAGGTCAACGGCCGTCGCCAGCCATCCACCGTGGGCTGCCATCGGTTCCAAATGAAAACGGCCGTAGGGGCCAGGAACCATTGGTCGCGACGCCTCCAAGACCGACGGGAATCGTTTATCGTTGTCAGGGACGTAGGAAACTTCGTCCGTGTGAGCAAGATTCTTGGCGGTTTTTCCGAGCTGCATCCGCTGAACGCCAAGCGGATCCAAAACGGCCGACTGCACTTGACCTTGGTAACTCTTTCGACTGACGACCTGAATCATCTCGCCTAGCAACGTATAGCCAAAATTGGAGTAGGCGTGGCGAGTCCCGGGACCAAAGTCCAACGGTTGGTCTGCCATGAAT comes from the Roseimaritima multifibrata genome and includes:
- a CDS encoding thioredoxin family protein, translating into MSSSNVLGNSNSQPQPPSDPAPASGRGILHRLWQAFWLTFLVVSLAYAWYCFYVPSNSVVWAENYAAAQQQAVQSDKPIILFFTGDWCVPCRIMKRNVWADDEVAATVNAKFVPVMLDVNDPGAVDALKRYSVGSTPKTVVADKDGNVLRQRDGGITKSEFLDLLHLENGSGTEGL
- a CDS encoding serine hydrolase domain-containing protein, giving the protein MNSKTPSSIRFPRRSAHAAIMGGLALGSMRSLSATPAKRGTQERSEAGLGAADLDNAILPWMLKNQVHGASVAVARRGQLVHARGYGWTDRQAQKVVQPHHLFRIASISKPLTAVAVLQLVEQGIVSLKDPIVKYLPLQPKDPRFEKITVLHLLQHSGGFDRSSRFDPMFHDTQIAETLDVPLPVYQSDIIRFMADQPLDFGPGTRHAYSNFGYTLLGEMIQVVSRKSYQGQVQSAVLDPLGVQRMQLGKTAKNLAHTDEVSYVPDNDKRFPSVLEASRPMVPGPYGRFHLEPMAAHGGWLATAVDLVRFATAIQGFTAQPLLQDSSQQTLRKRPDFTKPTASSYYGCGVSVRPVGTGKYNVWHNGALNGTNSLWVMRHDGFAWAILFSQRSNQDGKSLVGQIDGPMHRFVDQVTDWPSPSPFEAFL